One part of the Corynebacterium sp. CNCTC7651 genome encodes these proteins:
- a CDS encoding cytochrome c oxidase assembly protein translates to MGEAVRTKAAARPSWPLYLAATLVAAVLAGAVAQSFVGESLVALGIPDPGPATTFGLPALRGAAWMLAALAVGSFMFSVWLIPPSISKNSLNGAPLTVDGHIASRTGAGASAGLALIALAMIPLTLSDVSGQPLSTVFFSVGSWNTALNQVSDARVWLIVAAFAAVVALGGFIASHWWPQVALFVGAIVTILPLGLSGHSATGGNHDYGTNSFIWHLMCMVLWVGALMALVAHGRRLGPNLEPAVRRYSRIALFAYVGMLLSGVINAAVRVRFEDLTQYHYGWVLIAKVIGLVVLGGLGFWHRQVTIPRLSTDRRAFTRLAAGEVLVMAAVTGLAATLGRTPPPPPREVNLTQMQVQMGYNLAEPLTWTNWVTEWRFELLYSVIAILLAAYYLHLARRVQGWKVSRTAWWLLGCATVVVTLSSGIGLHMPASYSAHMTVHMILSMGVPVFLVLGAPLTLVREAYPAGEFNPRMWAESFQHSRFVRIITYPPVSLVQFLVFFYVIYMFIPLYELMISEHAGHVIMNGVFMVSGYFYFWELIGPDEIPGRSSAKVRLAWLWVSMPIHLFMGVYLMQLNVVMAEEFYTSLQLPWNPDLLADQKVGGGIAWASGSFPLVIVFGVLFWQWLAEDRAETREIDRIADETDDEEWRRYNEMLSQYTRH, encoded by the coding sequence ATGGGAGAGGCAGTGCGCACCAAGGCAGCGGCGCGTCCGTCGTGGCCGTTGTACCTCGCGGCGACATTGGTTGCGGCGGTGTTGGCGGGCGCGGTGGCGCAGTCTTTCGTCGGTGAATCGCTGGTCGCCCTCGGCATTCCGGATCCCGGCCCGGCCACCACGTTCGGTCTCCCGGCGCTGCGCGGCGCCGCGTGGATGTTGGCGGCGCTCGCTGTGGGGTCGTTTATGTTTTCGGTGTGGTTGATTCCGCCGTCGATAAGCAAAAATAGCTTGAACGGCGCGCCGCTGACGGTGGATGGCCACATCGCGTCGCGCACGGGGGCGGGGGCGAGCGCTGGGCTCGCGCTGATTGCGCTGGCGATGATTCCGCTGACGCTTTCCGACGTTTCCGGGCAGCCCCTAAGCACCGTATTTTTCTCCGTAGGTTCTTGGAACACGGCGTTGAACCAGGTCAGCGACGCGCGGGTGTGGCTGATTGTGGCGGCGTTTGCCGCGGTGGTGGCGCTTGGCGGATTCATCGCGTCGCATTGGTGGCCGCAAGTGGCGCTGTTCGTCGGCGCGATTGTGACGATTTTGCCGCTGGGGTTGTCCGGGCATTCCGCGACCGGCGGCAACCACGATTACGGCACGAACTCCTTCATCTGGCACCTCATGTGCATGGTGTTGTGGGTTGGCGCACTGATGGCGCTGGTGGCGCACGGGCGCAGGCTGGGGCCGAACCTGGAGCCGGCGGTGCGCAGGTACTCGCGCATCGCGCTGTTCGCGTACGTGGGGATGCTGCTTTCGGGCGTGATCAACGCCGCGGTGCGCGTAAGGTTCGAGGATCTCACGCAGTACCACTACGGCTGGGTGCTCATCGCGAAGGTGATCGGGCTGGTGGTGCTCGGCGGCCTGGGATTTTGGCACCGGCAGGTAACCATCCCACGCTTGTCCACCGACCGGCGCGCGTTCACCCGCCTCGCCGCGGGTGAGGTGCTGGTGATGGCGGCGGTGACGGGGCTTGCCGCGACCTTGGGGCGCACCCCTCCGCCCCCGCCGCGCGAAGTGAACCTCACGCAGATGCAGGTCCAGATGGGCTACAACCTCGCCGAGCCGCTGACGTGGACGAACTGGGTCACCGAGTGGCGCTTCGAGCTGCTCTACAGCGTCATCGCGATCCTGCTCGCCGCGTACTACCTGCACCTCGCGCGCCGCGTGCAGGGGTGGAAAGTGTCGCGCACGGCGTGGTGGCTGTTGGGTTGCGCGACAGTCGTCGTCACGCTGAGCTCCGGAATCGGCCTGCACATGCCTGCGTCCTATTCGGCGCACATGACGGTGCACATGATTCTCTCAATGGGCGTGCCCGTGTTCTTGGTGCTCGGCGCGCCGCTGACGCTGGTGCGCGAGGCGTACCCGGCGGGGGAGTTCAACCCGCGCATGTGGGCGGAGAGCTTCCAGCACTCGCGGTTCGTACGGATTATCACGTACCCGCCGGTCAGCCTCGTGCAGTTCCTGGTCTTCTTCTACGTGATCTACATGTTCATTCCGCTGTACGAGCTGATGATTTCGGAGCATGCCGGCCACGTGATCATGAACGGCGTGTTCATGGTCTCCGGCTACTTCTACTTCTGGGAGCTCATCGGCCCGGACGAGATTCCGGGCCGCTCCTCCGCCAAGGTGCGCCTGGCGTGGCTGTGGGTGTCCATGCCGATTCACCTGTTCATGGGCGTCTACCTCATGCAGCTGAACGTTGTCATGGCGGAAGAGTTCTACACATCGCTGCAGCTGCCGTGGAATCCCGATCTGCTGGCGGACCAGAAGGTGGGCGGCGGTATCGCGTGGGCGTCCGGTTCCTTCCCGCTGGTGATCGTCTTCGGCGTGTTGTTCTGGCAGTGGCTTGCGGAGGACCGCGCCGAGACCCGCGAAATCGACCGCATCGCGGACGAGACCGACGACGAGGAATGGCGCCGCTACAACGAGATGCTTTCCCAGTACACCCGCCACTAG
- a CDS encoding globin, translating into MTSPQEHTLYDGVGGTPFFQTLVKGFYDQVKEDDLIGPMYPEDDWEGAENRLRWFLEQYWGGPRTYQEERGNPMLRRRHFPFPIGEAEADRWLELMGKSLEQFSDEELAPAYRAQLWNHMQRVAYMMINQGPRAF; encoded by the coding sequence ATGACTAGCCCGCAGGAGCACACGCTTTACGACGGAGTCGGGGGCACCCCCTTCTTCCAAACGTTGGTCAAAGGCTTCTACGACCAGGTGAAAGAGGACGACCTGATCGGCCCTATGTACCCGGAGGATGACTGGGAGGGTGCGGAGAACCGGCTGCGCTGGTTCCTGGAGCAGTACTGGGGCGGGCCGCGCACCTACCAGGAGGAGCGCGGCAACCCGATGCTGCGGCGACGCCACTTCCCCTTCCCCATCGGCGAGGCTGAGGCGGACCGCTGGCTCGAGCTCATGGGGAAGTCTCTCGAGCAGTTCAGCGACGAGGAGTTGGCACCGGCCTACCGCGCGCAACTGTGGAACCACATGCAGCGCGTGGCGTACATGATGATCAACCAGGGCCCGCGCGCCTTCTAG
- a CDS encoding mechanosensitive ion channel family protein → MRTETVTMLAASAAANDAVNDLEEWINDPQTRNLFVERPLWILLIIVIAIVLQMVLNRIINRAAQRSIANPGGTIALRRGEQDDDSPQARSQEQRRQARIKTLANVGRSAVAIIIWVWAAMAVLDQLGVNVAPLVASAGVVGVALGFGAQSLVKDFLSGMFMLIENQYGVGDSVQIGDISGTVEHMTMRITTVRDIDGTLWYIRNGDIDQVGNQSDVYSVARLEVPISLSSDPSDAAAVIERASIAAVQDDTIRDSVIGQPEVLGMSSFTPDHLTYRVSVKTMPGAQWAVSRHMYEEILEALQDAQIVMPGLEPRRIITVNDTPEASHD, encoded by the coding sequence ATGCGAACCGAAACCGTGACCATGCTCGCCGCCAGCGCCGCGGCGAATGACGCTGTGAATGACCTGGAAGAGTGGATCAACGATCCGCAAACGCGGAACCTTTTCGTGGAACGCCCGCTGTGGATCCTGCTGATTATCGTCATCGCGATCGTGCTGCAGATGGTGCTCAACCGCATTATCAACCGCGCGGCGCAACGCTCCATTGCCAACCCTGGCGGCACGATCGCGCTGCGCCGCGGCGAGCAGGACGACGATTCCCCGCAGGCGCGCTCGCAAGAGCAGCGTCGTCAAGCACGGATCAAAACCCTCGCCAACGTGGGGCGCTCCGCCGTGGCCATCATTATCTGGGTGTGGGCGGCCATGGCCGTCCTGGACCAGCTGGGCGTGAACGTGGCGCCGCTGGTCGCGTCCGCCGGCGTGGTCGGCGTGGCGCTTGGTTTCGGCGCGCAATCCCTGGTCAAGGACTTCCTCTCCGGCATGTTCATGCTCATTGAGAACCAGTACGGCGTGGGCGACTCGGTGCAGATCGGCGACATCTCCGGCACCGTCGAGCACATGACCATGCGTATCACCACCGTCCGCGACATCGACGGCACGCTGTGGTACATCCGCAACGGCGACATCGACCAGGTGGGCAACCAGTCCGACGTGTACTCCGTCGCGCGCCTCGAGGTGCCGATCTCCCTGTCCAGCGACCCGTCCGATGCCGCCGCCGTCATCGAGCGCGCGTCCATCGCCGCCGTGCAGGACGACACGATCCGCGACTCCGTCATCGGCCAGCCCGAGGTCCTGGGCATGTCCAGCTTCACGCCGGACCACCTCACCTACCGCGTGAGCGTGAAGACCATGCCGGGTGCGCAGTGGGCCGTGAGCCGCCACATGTACGAGGAGATCCTCGAAGCCCTGCAGGATGCGCAGATTGTCATGCCGGGGCTGGAGCCGCGCCGCATCATCACCGTCAACGACACCCCGGAGGCCTCCCATGACTAG
- the ettA gene encoding energy-dependent translational throttle protein EttA: protein MAEFIYTMKNVRRAIGEKVILDNVTMAFYPGAKIGVVGPNGAGKSSLLKIMAGIDQPNNGEAFLQPGATVGILMQEPPLTEDKTVRENVEEGLGEIFEKKQRFEQIAEEMATNYSDELMEEMGKLQEELDAADAWEVDSKIEQAMEALRCPPSDSPVTNLSGGERRRVALAKLLLSEPDLLLLDEPTNHLDAESVLWLEKHLQTYPGAVLAITHDRYFLDNVAEWICEVDRGKLYPYEGNYSTYLEKKAERLEVAGKKDQKLQKRLKSELEWVRSSPKARQAKNKARLERYEEMAAEAEQYRKLDFEEIQIPTPPRLGNKVVEVNELDKGFDGRVLIKDLSFTLPRNGIVGVIGPNGVGKTTLFKTIVGLEEPDDGTVDVGETVKLSYVDQNRANIDPEKTVWEVVSDGLDYITVGQNEMPSRAYLSAFGFKGPDQQKPSKVLSGGERNRLNLALTLKQGGNLILLDEPTNDLDVETLGSLENALQKFPGCAVVISHDRWFLDRTCTHILAWEGNIEEGKWFWFEGNFGDYEKNKVERLGEEAAKPSRVTHRKLTR from the coding sequence GTGGCTGAATTCATCTACACGATGAAAAACGTCCGCAGGGCTATCGGTGAAAAGGTCATTTTGGACAACGTCACCATGGCCTTCTACCCCGGCGCCAAGATCGGCGTCGTTGGCCCGAACGGCGCCGGTAAGTCGTCGTTGCTCAAGATTATGGCGGGCATTGATCAGCCGAACAACGGCGAGGCTTTCCTGCAGCCGGGTGCCACCGTTGGCATCCTGATGCAGGAGCCGCCGTTGACGGAGGATAAGACGGTCCGCGAGAACGTCGAGGAGGGCCTCGGCGAGATCTTTGAAAAGAAACAGCGCTTCGAGCAGATCGCCGAAGAGATGGCCACCAACTACTCGGACGAGCTCATGGAAGAGATGGGCAAGCTCCAGGAGGAACTCGACGCGGCTGACGCGTGGGAGGTTGACTCCAAGATTGAGCAGGCCATGGAGGCACTGCGCTGCCCGCCTTCCGATTCGCCGGTGACTAATCTTTCGGGTGGTGAGCGCCGTCGAGTAGCACTGGCCAAGCTCCTGCTCTCCGAGCCGGACCTGCTCCTGCTGGATGAGCCGACGAACCACCTGGACGCGGAGAGCGTGCTGTGGCTGGAGAAGCACCTGCAGACCTACCCGGGCGCCGTGCTTGCCATTACGCACGACCGTTACTTCCTGGACAACGTCGCGGAGTGGATCTGCGAGGTGGACCGCGGCAAGCTCTACCCGTACGAGGGCAACTACTCCACCTACCTGGAGAAGAAGGCGGAGCGCCTCGAGGTTGCGGGCAAGAAGGACCAGAAGCTGCAGAAGCGCCTGAAGAGCGAGCTGGAGTGGGTGCGTTCCTCCCCGAAGGCTCGCCAGGCGAAGAACAAGGCCCGTCTGGAGCGCTACGAGGAGATGGCGGCTGAGGCTGAGCAGTACCGCAAGCTGGACTTCGAGGAGATCCAGATCCCGACCCCGCCGCGCCTGGGCAACAAGGTCGTTGAGGTCAACGAGCTGGACAAGGGCTTCGACGGCCGTGTGCTGATCAAGGACTTGTCTTTCACCCTGCCGCGCAACGGCATCGTGGGCGTGATCGGCCCGAACGGTGTGGGTAAGACCACCCTGTTCAAGACCATCGTGGGCTTGGAGGAGCCGGACGACGGCACCGTGGACGTCGGCGAGACCGTCAAGCTGTCCTACGTGGACCAGAACCGCGCGAACATCGACCCGGAGAAGACGGTGTGGGAGGTTGTCTCGGACGGCCTGGATTACATCACCGTCGGCCAGAACGAGATGCCGTCGCGCGCGTACCTGTCCGCGTTCGGCTTCAAGGGCCCGGACCAGCAGAAGCCGTCCAAGGTGCTTTCCGGTGGTGAGCGCAACCGCCTGAACCTGGCGCTGACGCTGAAGCAGGGCGGCAACCTGATCCTGCTCGATGAGCCGACCAACGACTTGGACGTGGAAACCCTGGGCTCCCTGGAGAACGCGCTGCAGAAGTTCCCGGGCTGCGCCGTGGTGATCTCGCACGACCGCTGGTTCCTCGACCGCACCTGCACCCACATCCTGGCGTGGGAGGGCAACATCGAGGAGGGCAAGTGGTTCTGGTTCGAAGGCAACTTCGGCGACTACGAGAAGAACAAGGTTGAGCGCCTAGGCGAGGAGGCGGCGAAGCCGTCCCGCGTCACGCACCGTAAGCTCACGCGCTAA
- a CDS encoding thioesterase family protein codes for MADMGAPDNIHVHQVHLRWGDFDRNGHVTNSAYIEIAQEARIAFAREFLYADGTEFTAFVRRIEADYIRPVLPNTSAVTVETYVSRIGNTSFTTHQDVKDEQGRVCCSIECIQVTVDMATASPRAITQKEIGILTRVAASNEQ; via the coding sequence ATGGCTGACATGGGCGCCCCCGACAACATCCACGTCCACCAGGTCCACCTGCGGTGGGGTGACTTCGACCGCAACGGCCACGTCACCAACTCCGCGTACATCGAGATCGCGCAGGAAGCCCGCATCGCGTTCGCGCGCGAGTTCCTGTACGCGGACGGGACGGAATTCACCGCGTTCGTGCGCCGCATCGAGGCGGACTATATCCGCCCGGTGCTGCCCAACACCTCAGCGGTGACGGTGGAGACCTACGTGTCCCGCATCGGCAACACCTCCTTCACCACTCACCAGGACGTGAAGGATGAACAGGGCCGCGTGTGCTGCTCCATCGAATGCATCCAGGTCACGGTGGACATGGCGACAGCGTCTCCGCGCGCGATCACGCAGAAAGAGATCGGCATTCTCACCCGCGTCGCCGCAAGCAACGAGCAGTAG
- a CDS encoding cystathionine gamma-synthase produces the protein MTHASQTGQSGPSTKAIHAGYAPDSQYGPINTPIYASTTFAQDGLAKLRGGYEYTRVGNPTITALEETVAGLEGSKYAVAFASGMAAVDTVLRILLKPGDHIVISSDAYGGTYRLIQQIFTQWGVENTVVNMTDTAAVAAAVQDNTKVIWVETPTNPLLDIVDIAAIAEVKAGATLVVDNTFASPYLQQPFTHGADVVLHSTTKYIGGHSDVIGGVVCGNDPEFEEHLRFFFGWVGAVPSPFDTYLTARGLKTLPVRMERHCDNAEAVAAFLERQDAVARVCYPGLESHPGHKIAKKQMRRFGGMVSVLMQTEEQAKALCLNTEFCLAESLGGVESSLIEHPATMTHLAVTGSALEVPRELVRISVGIEDEADLIADLEQALAKL, from the coding sequence ATGACACACGCATCTCAGACCGGTCAGTCCGGCCCGTCCACGAAGGCCATCCACGCGGGCTACGCTCCGGACAGCCAGTACGGCCCGATCAACACGCCGATCTACGCCTCCACCACCTTTGCCCAGGACGGCCTGGCGAAGCTGCGCGGCGGCTACGAGTACACCCGCGTGGGCAACCCCACCATCACCGCGCTGGAAGAGACGGTGGCGGGCCTGGAGGGTTCGAAGTACGCGGTCGCGTTCGCCTCCGGCATGGCGGCGGTGGACACCGTGCTGCGCATTCTGCTCAAGCCGGGCGACCACATCGTGATCAGCAGCGACGCGTACGGCGGCACCTACCGCCTGATCCAGCAGATCTTCACCCAGTGGGGCGTGGAGAACACGGTGGTGAACATGACCGATACCGCCGCCGTCGCCGCCGCAGTGCAGGACAACACCAAGGTGATCTGGGTGGAGACGCCGACAAACCCGCTGCTGGACATCGTCGACATCGCCGCTATCGCCGAGGTCAAGGCCGGCGCCACGCTGGTGGTGGACAACACGTTCGCCTCCCCGTACCTGCAGCAGCCGTTCACGCACGGCGCGGACGTGGTGCTGCACTCCACCACCAAGTACATCGGCGGCCACTCCGACGTGATCGGCGGCGTGGTCTGCGGCAACGACCCAGAGTTTGAGGAGCACCTGCGCTTCTTCTTCGGCTGGGTCGGCGCGGTGCCCTCGCCGTTTGACACCTACCTCACCGCCCGCGGCCTGAAGACGCTGCCGGTGCGCATGGAGCGCCACTGCGACAACGCGGAGGCCGTCGCCGCATTCCTCGAGCGCCAGGATGCGGTGGCGCGGGTGTGCTACCCGGGCTTGGAATCGCACCCGGGCCACAAGATTGCGAAGAAGCAGATGCGCCGCTTCGGCGGCATGGTCTCCGTGCTCATGCAGACGGAAGAGCAGGCCAAGGCGCTGTGCCTGAACACCGAGTTCTGCCTGGCGGAATCCTTGGGCGGTGTGGAAAGCAGCCTCATCGAGCACCCGGCCACCATGACGCACTTGGCGGTCACGGGCTCGGCGCTCGAGGTGCCGCGCGAGCTGGTGCGCATCTCGGTCGGCATCGAGGATGAGGCGGACCTCATCGCCGACCTCGAGCAGGCGCTCGCGAAGCTGTAA
- the pepN gene encoding aminopeptidase N — translation MKTNLTRADAQARKQLIDNVHYDITVDVNGKEQFTSHTVVTFDSKAGETFFDLVADEFTATLDGEATDGRTLNLTEGSHELVVDATITYNRTGEGLHKFTDPKDGKDYLYTQFEPAMAMKVFGCFDQPDLKATYNVHVVAPESYTVVLNEAVTREGNTWSTEITYPLSTYLIAIVAGEYEHVTDTYVDEKDGREIALGLYARASLIEHMDAERLFRQTKDGFDFYHANFGRSYPFGDKYDQIFCPEYNMGAMEHVGAVTYRDEYIFTSEPTPHRMERRNDTILHEMAHMWFGDLVTMQWWDDLWLNESFATWSAATAQTGIGEYPDAWVTFAAIEKAWAYSQDQLPTTHPIAADAPDIETAEQNFDGITYAKGASVLKQLQAYVGYDEFFAGVRKHFDNHAYANATFDDLLGALEEASGRDLSDWADQWLRTTGVSRLYPEITDSSFTVVQESDTQRTHRVGVGLYSLIDGRVQRTHNLRTDIEGERTEIPEFAGVEHDLALVNDEDLTYCKMGLTPEHQEFVLEHLGEIEDPLARTVCWSAMWEATRDGLLPARKFVQLVARFAPDETHPSVQERLLHQAIQAVKQFVDPAWQGEGFDLLNEAFRGAQPASIFDRALARVTPNEETVAYFKKLLETAPASNQEVRWLALTSLIAAGELPVEAADEEQDDSNEGAISRLRARATVDKRWAWDKLVNEDLTNLEARYLMDGLHFNAAGLEGLSDEYFRVAPGLWDRLTNEMAQRTLEGMYPLWDVSEAAVGKANALLNDDSVPAGLRRILAEGQDRVAMAVRNRAVDAAAQ, via the coding sequence ATGAAGACCAACCTCACTCGCGCAGACGCGCAAGCACGCAAGCAGCTGATCGACAACGTCCACTACGACATCACCGTGGACGTCAACGGCAAGGAGCAGTTCACCTCCCACACCGTGGTCACCTTCGATTCCAAGGCTGGCGAGACGTTCTTCGACCTGGTTGCGGACGAGTTCACGGCGACCCTGGACGGCGAGGCGACCGACGGCCGCACGCTCAACCTCACCGAGGGCTCCCACGAGCTGGTGGTGGACGCGACGATCACCTACAACCGCACCGGCGAGGGCCTGCACAAGTTCACCGACCCGAAGGACGGCAAGGACTACCTGTACACCCAGTTCGAGCCGGCGATGGCCATGAAGGTGTTCGGCTGCTTCGACCAGCCGGATCTGAAGGCCACCTACAACGTGCACGTGGTCGCGCCGGAGTCCTACACCGTGGTGCTCAATGAGGCAGTGACGCGCGAGGGCAACACTTGGTCCACCGAGATCACCTACCCGCTGTCCACCTACCTGATCGCGATTGTGGCCGGCGAGTACGAGCACGTCACCGACACCTACGTGGATGAGAAGGACGGCCGCGAGATCGCGCTGGGCCTCTACGCCCGCGCGTCGCTCATCGAGCACATGGACGCGGAGCGCCTGTTCCGCCAGACCAAGGACGGCTTCGACTTCTACCACGCTAACTTCGGCCGCTCCTACCCGTTCGGCGACAAGTACGACCAGATTTTCTGCCCGGAGTACAACATGGGCGCGATGGAGCACGTCGGCGCTGTGACGTACCGCGACGAGTACATCTTCACCTCCGAGCCGACCCCGCACCGCATGGAGCGCCGCAACGACACGATCCTCCACGAGATGGCCCACATGTGGTTCGGCGACCTGGTGACCATGCAGTGGTGGGACGACCTGTGGCTGAACGAGTCCTTCGCCACCTGGTCCGCCGCCACCGCGCAGACCGGCATCGGCGAGTACCCGGACGCGTGGGTCACCTTCGCCGCCATTGAGAAGGCCTGGGCCTACAGCCAGGACCAGCTCCCCACCACTCACCCGATCGCGGCGGACGCGCCGGACATCGAGACCGCAGAGCAGAACTTCGACGGCATCACCTACGCCAAGGGTGCCAGCGTGCTCAAGCAGCTGCAGGCGTACGTGGGCTACGACGAGTTCTTCGCCGGCGTGCGCAAGCACTTTGACAACCACGCTTACGCCAACGCCACCTTCGACGACCTGCTCGGCGCGCTCGAGGAGGCCTCCGGCCGCGACCTCTCCGACTGGGCCGACCAGTGGCTGCGCACGACGGGCGTCTCCCGCCTCTACCCGGAGATCACGGACTCCAGCTTCACCGTGGTCCAGGAATCCGATACGCAGCGCACGCACCGCGTGGGCGTCGGGCTTTATTCGCTTATCGACGGTCGTGTGCAGCGCACCCACAACCTCCGCACCGACATCGAGGGCGAGCGCACCGAGATTCCAGAGTTTGCCGGTGTGGAGCACGACCTGGCATTGGTGAACGATGAGGACCTCACCTACTGCAAGATGGGGCTCACGCCGGAGCACCAAGAGTTCGTGCTGGAGCACCTGGGCGAGATTGAGGATCCGCTGGCGCGCACCGTGTGCTGGTCCGCCATGTGGGAGGCGACCCGCGACGGCCTGCTGCCGGCCCGCAAGTTCGTGCAGCTGGTGGCGCGTTTCGCGCCGGATGAGACCCACCCGAGTGTGCAGGAGCGCCTGCTGCACCAGGCCATCCAGGCCGTCAAGCAGTTCGTGGACCCGGCGTGGCAGGGCGAGGGCTTCGACCTGCTCAACGAGGCGTTCCGCGGCGCCCAGCCGGCCTCCATCTTCGACCGCGCCCTGGCCCGCGTCACTCCGAACGAGGAGACCGTCGCCTACTTTAAGAAGCTGCTGGAGACCGCGCCGGCCTCCAACCAGGAGGTGCGCTGGCTCGCGCTGACCAGCCTCATCGCAGCGGGTGAGCTTCCGGTCGAGGCCGCGGACGAGGAGCAGGACGACTCCAACGAGGGCGCCATTTCCCGCCTGCGCGCACGCGCGACCGTGGATAAGCGCTGGGCGTGGGACAAGCTGGTCAACGAGGACCTGACCAACCTGGAGGCCCGCTACCTCATGGACGGTCTGCACTTCAACGCTGCCGGGCTGGAGGGGCTTTCGGACGAATACTTCCGCGTCGCCCCCGGCCTGTGGGACCGCCTGACCAACGAGATGGCGCAGCGCACCCTCGAAGGCATGTACCCGCTGTGGGACGTGTCTGAAGCGGCCGTCGGTAAGGCAAATGCGCTGCTTAACGACGATTCCGTTCCAGCCGGCCTGCGCCGCATCCTGGCCGAGGGCCAGGACCGCGTGGCAATGGCCGTGCGCAACCGCGCGGTGGACGCCGCCGCGCAGTAA
- a CDS encoding single-stranded DNA-binding protein translates to MGATFVTIQGNLTEDPTYNNYPPSTTQLTRFRLAASKRRKTDDKDDSGKEIWVESDHLYIDVKCWGKLANNCRMSLRRGHPVTVTGKLITESWQETIYNAEGKQEAVMRSKIVLVASQVAFNLANFQVNSIKTETMTHTIPGSEEMKVRDSATFDFEAERREREQRERELASVSAAAPSFSDEAYNAMAGQEGGEQGSVDTPF, encoded by the coding sequence ATGGGCGCAACATTCGTGACCATCCAGGGCAACCTGACCGAGGACCCGACTTACAACAACTACCCGCCGTCAACCACGCAGCTCACGCGCTTCCGCCTGGCCGCCTCCAAACGCCGCAAGACCGATGACAAGGATGACAGCGGCAAGGAGATTTGGGTGGAATCGGACCACCTGTATATCGACGTGAAGTGCTGGGGCAAGCTGGCCAACAACTGCCGCATGTCCCTGCGCCGGGGCCACCCGGTTACCGTGACCGGCAAACTGATCACCGAGTCGTGGCAGGAGACCATCTACAACGCCGAGGGCAAGCAGGAAGCCGTGATGCGCTCGAAGATTGTGCTAGTGGCCTCGCAGGTGGCGTTCAACCTCGCCAACTTCCAGGTCAACAGCATTAAGACGGAAACGATGACGCACACGATTCCGGGATCCGAAGAGATGAAGGTTCGCGATTCCGCCACTTTCGACTTCGAAGCGGAGCGGCGCGAACGTGAGCAGCGCGAACGCGAGCTGGCCTCCGTGTCCGCGGCGGCGCCGTCTTTCTCGGACGAGGCGTACAACGCGATGGCGGGCCAGGAAGGAGGTGAGCAGGGGAGCGTCGACACCCCGTTCTAG